From the genome of Halorussus caseinilyticus, one region includes:
- a CDS encoding DUF309 domain-containing protein — translation MDEHTRDESVEPPRVGTPTGWLPAEGHWEHDTLRRATAHGVRLFNAGEFHESHDCFEDEWYNYGSGTTESAFLHGMVQVAAGAYKHFDFEDDAGMRSLFRTALQYLHGVPPDYYGVDLPDVRETMTRALETPDVLEGWKIGFDETRPEADAADFAYADSLE, via the coding sequence ATGGACGAACACACCCGCGACGAGTCGGTCGAGCCGCCGCGAGTCGGCACGCCGACCGGATGGCTCCCCGCCGAGGGCCACTGGGAACACGACACGCTCCGGCGCGCGACCGCTCACGGCGTCCGCCTGTTTAACGCCGGGGAATTCCACGAGTCCCACGACTGCTTCGAAGACGAGTGGTACAACTACGGGAGCGGGACCACCGAAAGCGCGTTCCTCCACGGGATGGTGCAGGTCGCGGCGGGCGCGTACAAGCACTTCGACTTCGAGGACGACGCCGGGATGCGGTCGCTGTTCAGGACCGCGCTCCAGTACCTCCACGGCGTGCCGCCGGACTACTACGGCGTGGACCTGCCGGACGTGCGCGAGACCATGACGCGGGCGCTCGAAACACCCGACGTGTTGGAAGGTTGGAAAATTGGGTTCGACGAGACCCGACCGGAAGCAGACGCCGCCGACTTCGCCTACGCCGACTCGCTGGAGTGA
- the sucD gene encoding succinate--CoA ligase subunit alpha, whose product MSVLVDSDTRVVVQGITGGEGKFHAEQMMEYGTNVVAGAVPGKGGQEVAGVPVYDTVEQAAREEDADASVVFVPPAFAGDAVFEGLDAPLDLVVAITEGIPTQDMAKVNKRLSEVDTRLIGPNCPGIITPGESKLGILPGNIFESGDVGLVSRSGTLTYQVVDNLTSRGIGQTTAIGIGGDPIIGTDFIDALELFESDPDTKAVVMCGEIGGEDEEEAAQYIAQNMDTPVAGFIAGRTAPPGKRMGHAGAIVSGSGTGTAESKINALNDAGVPVGDTPNEVADHIEDFL is encoded by the coding sequence ATGAGCGTTTTAGTCGATTCGGACACCAGAGTCGTCGTACAGGGTATCACCGGCGGGGAAGGCAAGTTCCACGCCGAGCAGATGATGGAGTACGGCACCAACGTCGTCGCCGGTGCGGTGCCGGGCAAGGGCGGCCAAGAGGTCGCTGGCGTGCCGGTCTACGACACCGTAGAGCAGGCCGCCCGCGAAGAAGACGCCGACGCCTCGGTCGTGTTCGTCCCGCCCGCGTTCGCGGGTGACGCCGTGTTCGAGGGTCTCGACGCGCCGCTGGACCTCGTGGTCGCCATCACCGAGGGCATCCCCACCCAAGACATGGCGAAGGTCAACAAGCGACTGAGCGAGGTCGATACCCGACTCATCGGCCCGAACTGTCCGGGCATCATCACCCCCGGCGAGTCCAAACTCGGCATCCTGCCGGGCAACATCTTCGAGTCCGGCGACGTGGGTCTGGTCTCGCGGTCGGGCACCCTGACCTACCAAGTCGTGGACAACCTCACGTCCCGAGGCATCGGCCAGACCACCGCCATCGGCATCGGCGGCGACCCCATCATCGGCACGGACTTCATCGACGCGCTGGAACTGTTCGAGAGCGACCCCGACACGAAGGCGGTCGTCATGTGCGGCGAAATCGGCGGCGAGGACGAGGAAGAGGCCGCCCAGTACATCGCACAGAACATGGACACGCCGGTCGCTGGCTTCATCGCCGGTCGGACCGCCCCGCCGGGCAAGCGCATGGGTCACGCGGGCGCAATCGTCTCCGGTAGCGGGACGGGCACCGCCGAGAGCAAAATCAACGCGCTGAACGACGCTGGCGTCCCTGTGGGCGACACGCCGAACGAAGTCGCCGACCACATCGAAGACTTCCTGTAG
- a CDS encoding PHP domain-containing protein: protein MSVVHDYHVHSNYSDGTQMPRMLDAAADAGLRAIGFADHCNVAQRETLLRGKREYGINLDRTYPLRREAVESLREQYDLRIFDAVELDYDPRDEGDIASFLDDADFDYAVGSVHRVEGTNVQRSAPFAEMPERERRAFVDDYYERLATLVESELFAIAAHVDLVERTPELRGYTTADHHAMVADAFRRSRTVPEVNAGRVLRDYGEYHPAPDFRAALRERGIEFVTGSDAHEPDEVRERHAALEELFAEREVSPVRLFE, encoded by the coding sequence GTGTCCGTCGTCCACGACTACCACGTTCACTCGAACTACTCGGACGGCACGCAGATGCCGCGGATGTTGGACGCCGCCGCCGACGCGGGTCTCCGAGCAATCGGGTTCGCCGACCACTGCAACGTCGCCCAGCGCGAAACACTCCTGCGAGGCAAGCGCGAGTACGGCATCAACTTGGACCGAACCTATCCGCTCCGCCGGGAGGCCGTCGAGTCGCTCCGCGAGCAGTACGACCTGCGCATCTTCGACGCGGTGGAGCTCGACTACGACCCCCGCGACGAGGGCGACATCGCGTCGTTTCTGGACGACGCCGACTTCGACTACGCCGTCGGGAGCGTCCACCGCGTCGAGGGGACCAACGTCCAGCGGAGCGCACCCTTCGCCGAGATGCCCGAGCGAGAACGCCGGGCGTTCGTGGACGACTACTACGAACGCCTCGCGACCCTCGTGGAGTCGGAACTGTTCGCTATCGCGGCCCACGTGGACCTCGTGGAGCGCACGCCCGAACTCCGGGGGTACACCACTGCGGACCACCACGCGATGGTGGCCGACGCCTTCCGCCGGTCGCGGACCGTTCCGGAGGTCAACGCCGGGCGCGTCCTCCGGGACTACGGCGAGTACCACCCCGCGCCCGACTTCCGAGCCGCGCTTCGAGAGCGCGGAATCGAGTTCGTCACCGGGTCGGACGCCCACGAACCCGACGAGGTGCGAGAGCGACACGCGGCGCTGGAGGAGCTGTTCGCCGAGCGCGAGGTGTCGCCGGTCCGACTGTTCGAGTGA
- a CDS encoding DUF7344 domain-containing protein — protein sequence MTTTDSRQDTTANARRHSPERDAPLDATFDALSNRQCRDLLRHLVESDDDAFLVADLATQLTDETDSETAETRMLARLHHTHLPKLADAGLVSYDPDRGLVQYRPESRFEAMVPTIESFESADYPVSLDALLDLFADHRRRTAYVTLLGHDDLSLPDLADEVAVAEYGQPLPDIEPDDVLQVYLSLYHTHVPKLGAAGLVEYDQADDYVRLTDAGWTLESPFRSLCDPADD from the coding sequence ATGACTACGACCGACTCTCGCCAAGACACGACGGCGAACGCCCGACGGCACAGTCCTGAGCGCGATGCTCCGTTAGACGCCACTTTCGACGCACTCTCGAATCGGCAGTGCCGGGACCTTCTCCGTCACCTCGTCGAGAGCGACGACGACGCCTTCTTGGTGGCGGACCTCGCCACGCAACTGACCGACGAGACCGACTCGGAAACCGCCGAAACCCGCATGCTCGCCCGTCTCCATCACACTCACCTGCCGAAACTCGCCGACGCGGGTCTCGTGAGCTACGACCCCGACCGCGGACTCGTCCAGTACCGACCCGAATCCCGGTTCGAGGCGATGGTCCCGACTATCGAGTCGTTCGAGTCCGCGGACTATCCGGTCTCGCTCGACGCACTGCTCGACCTGTTCGCCGACCACCGCCGCCGGACCGCGTACGTCACGCTCTTGGGACACGACGACCTGTCGCTCCCGGACCTCGCCGACGAGGTTGCGGTCGCGGAGTACGGCCAACCCCTCCCCGACATCGAACCCGACGACGTGTTGCAGGTCTACCTCTCGCTGTACCACACGCACGTCCCGAAACTCGGGGCCGCGGGTCTCGTGGAGTACGACCAAGCCGACGACTACGTGCGACTGACCGACGCTGGCTGGACGCTCGAATCCCCGTTCCGGTCGCTGTGTGACCCCGCTGACGACTGA
- the sucC gene encoding ADP-forming succinate--CoA ligase subunit beta, whose translation MAVLGDSDTTNSCTRKVPSESKMRLHEYQAKSVFAEAGIPTPDAELASSVDEVVEAAEDIGYPVAVKAQVHVGGRGKAGGIKLAESREEAEQVADEILGMDLKGYHVERVLVEEAVNFVNELYVGVTMDRGEGKPVAMVSTKGGVDIESVAEETPEAIAREHVDPAFGMHPYQARKAVYDAGVPRELASDVASVLRTLYQLWDDRDASEVEINPLMVTEDDEIIAADAVMNIDDDALFRQSDLAEMEEETYEDDLERKAGEYGFDYVRLSGNVGIIGNGAGLVMTTLDLVDYYGGEPANFLDIGGGAKAERVANALDMVFSDENVDAVVFNIFGGITRGDEVAKGINDALGQFDEIPKPVVVRLAGTNAEEGREILNDELVTVEETLEDAVQRTVEYSEEEAQ comes from the coding sequence GTGGCAGTTCTCGGCGATTCCGATACTACTAACTCTTGTACGAGGAAAGTACCGTCCGAGTCCAAAATGAGATTACACGAGTATCAGGCGAAGAGCGTCTTCGCCGAGGCAGGAATTCCGACGCCGGACGCGGAACTGGCGTCGTCGGTAGACGAGGTAGTCGAGGCCGCCGAGGACATCGGCTACCCCGTCGCAGTGAAGGCACAGGTACACGTCGGGGGTCGCGGGAAGGCTGGCGGCATCAAACTCGCCGAAAGCCGCGAGGAAGCCGAACAGGTCGCCGACGAGATTCTGGGGATGGACCTCAAGGGGTACCACGTCGAGCGCGTTCTCGTGGAAGAGGCCGTGAACTTCGTGAACGAACTCTACGTGGGCGTCACGATGGACCGCGGCGAGGGCAAGCCGGTCGCCATGGTCTCCACGAAGGGCGGCGTGGACATCGAGTCCGTCGCCGAGGAGACCCCCGAAGCCATCGCGCGCGAACACGTGGACCCCGCGTTCGGGATGCACCCCTATCAGGCCCGCAAAGCCGTCTACGACGCGGGCGTCCCCCGCGAACTCGCCTCGGACGTGGCGTCGGTTCTGCGGACTCTCTATCAGCTCTGGGACGACCGAGACGCCAGCGAGGTCGAAATCAACCCGCTGATGGTCACGGAGGACGACGAAATCATCGCGGCCGACGCCGTGATGAACATCGACGACGACGCCCTCTTCCGCCAGTCGGACCTCGCCGAGATGGAAGAAGAGACCTACGAGGACGACCTCGAACGCAAGGCCGGCGAGTACGGCTTCGACTACGTTCGACTCTCGGGTAACGTCGGCATCATCGGCAACGGCGCGGGTCTCGTGATGACGACGCTCGACCTCGTGGACTACTACGGCGGCGAACCCGCCAACTTCCTCGACATCGGCGGCGGCGCGAAGGCCGAACGCGTGGCCAACGCGCTCGACATGGTGTTCTCCGACGAGAACGTCGATGCGGTCGTGTTCAACATCTTCGGCGGCATCACCCGCGGCGACGAGGTTGCAAAGGGCATCAACGACGCCCTCGGGCAGTTCGACGAGATTCCCAAGCCCGTGGTCGTCCGCCTCGCCGGGACCAACGCCGAGGAGGGCCGCGAGATTCTGAACGACGAACTCGTCACGGTCGAGGAGACCCTCGAAGACGCGGTTCAACGCACGGTCGAATACTCAGAGGAGGAAGCACAATGA
- a CDS encoding HalOD1 output domain-containing protein: protein MTYSKDRLGASKEFRYQATADSTPAEAIVAAVTASGGASAFDGPEDVTRLPPLYDSVDTDALNAIFDSSWGERNADVSVTFDYSGYAVSVDSTGAVELTHGR from the coding sequence ATGACCTACAGTAAAGACCGGCTTGGCGCGTCGAAGGAGTTCCGGTATCAGGCGACGGCCGATTCGACGCCCGCCGAGGCCATCGTCGCCGCGGTCACGGCGTCTGGGGGAGCGTCCGCCTTCGACGGACCCGAGGACGTGACTCGACTGCCGCCGCTGTACGACTCGGTGGACACCGACGCGCTGAACGCTATCTTCGACTCGTCGTGGGGCGAACGGAACGCGGACGTGTCGGTGACGTTCGACTACTCGGGGTACGCGGTGTCGGTCGATAGCACGGGAGCGGTCGAACTCACGCACGGGCGGTGA
- a CDS encoding helix-turn-helix domain-containing protein: MSFVAEFVVSSPILRETRKVVPEMTFETEDVRRMPDSSQKFVFWASGDDFDAFESGVEDDPTVADYCLLADLGDRRLYRVTLSESVAERMTHSVAVERDITFLDVTADTTESRVRARVPNRDALCAYRDACREMGFPFRLVGIYDESETNADGQQYGVTTPQREALVCALAAGYFDVPRRTTLTELAEDLGISDQALSARLRRGQASLVENALDGDAAT, from the coding sequence ATGAGTTTCGTCGCGGAGTTCGTAGTTAGCTCACCGATACTTCGGGAGACCAGAAAAGTCGTCCCCGAAATGACCTTCGAGACCGAAGACGTTCGACGGATGCCCGACAGCAGTCAGAAGTTCGTCTTCTGGGCCAGCGGCGACGACTTCGACGCCTTCGAGTCCGGCGTCGAGGACGACCCGACCGTCGCGGACTACTGCCTCCTCGCGGACCTCGGCGACCGGCGACTCTACCGGGTGACGCTCTCGGAGTCGGTCGCCGAGCGAATGACTCACTCGGTGGCCGTCGAGCGAGACATCACCTTCCTCGACGTGACCGCCGACACGACCGAGTCTCGGGTCCGCGCTCGCGTGCCCAACCGGGACGCGCTCTGTGCCTACCGGGACGCCTGCCGGGAGATGGGGTTCCCCTTCCGACTCGTCGGCATCTACGACGAGTCCGAGACAAACGCCGACGGCCAGCAGTACGGCGTCACGACGCCACAGCGCGAGGCGCTGGTCTGTGCGCTGGCGGCCGGATACTTCGACGTGCCGCGCCGGACGACCCTGACGGAACTCGCCGAGGACCTCGGCATCTCCGACCAAGCGCTGTCGGCCCGACTCCGGCGCGGACAGGCGAGTCTCGTCGAGAACGCCCTCGACGGCGACGCGGCGACTTAA
- a CDS encoding succinylglutamate desuccinylase/aspartoacylase domain-containing protein — protein sequence MRIEQLGEGAPEIAVVAAIHGDEPCGVRAVERLLAESPAVERPVKFVVANEAALEKDVRYVEEDLNRAFPGDPDADTHERRLAADLAREVRDCTTLSLHSTQSYAEPFALVDTVDAIARSVCPYLPVSVLVETEAESDGRLIEYPHVVEAECGLQGSDSAADNAVELIYGFLEATGALPDDEPVAGYDQNDVEVYRLGRPVPKNGADDYEVFAENFERVPEGEAFAAADDRELVADEPFYPVLMSAYGYENVFGYRGERIGVLDG from the coding sequence ATGCGAATCGAGCAGTTGGGCGAGGGCGCGCCCGAGATTGCGGTAGTCGCGGCCATCCACGGCGACGAACCGTGCGGAGTCCGCGCCGTCGAGCGACTCCTCGCCGAGTCGCCCGCCGTCGAGCGACCCGTCAAGTTCGTCGTGGCGAACGAGGCGGCACTGGAGAAGGACGTTCGGTACGTCGAAGAGGACCTCAACCGCGCGTTCCCCGGCGACCCGGACGCCGACACCCACGAGCGACGACTGGCCGCGGACCTCGCGCGAGAGGTCCGCGACTGTACCACGCTGTCGCTCCACTCTACCCAGTCGTACGCCGAACCGTTCGCGCTGGTGGACACGGTAGACGCGATTGCGCGGTCGGTGTGTCCGTACCTCCCGGTCTCCGTGCTGGTCGAAACCGAGGCCGAGAGCGACGGCAGACTCATCGAGTACCCCCACGTCGTGGAAGCGGAGTGCGGCCTACAGGGGTCGGACAGCGCGGCGGACAACGCGGTCGAACTGATTTACGGCTTCCTCGAAGCGACCGGTGCGCTTCCCGACGACGAACCGGTCGCTGGCTACGACCAGAACGACGTGGAAGTCTACCGCCTCGGCCGACCGGTGCCCAAGAACGGGGCCGACGACTACGAGGTGTTCGCCGAGAACTTCGAGCGCGTTCCGGAGGGCGAGGCGTTCGCGGCCGCCGACGACCGGGAGTTGGTGGCCGACGAACCCTTCTACCCCGTGTTGATGTCGGCGTACGGCTACGAGAACGTCTTCGGCTACCGCGGCGAGCGAATCGGCGTCCTCGACGGGTGA